From Acinetobacter suaedae, one genomic window encodes:
- a CDS encoding MBL fold metallo-hydrolase produces MLQVKIVPVTAFAQNCSILWDSETKEAILIDAGGDAAVLKKEVEDLGLKVKALWLTHGHLDHAGAVGELAETWKIPVIGPHKEDQFWLDMIQEVSARYGFPIPQPVKVDQWLEGGEVLTLGDDEFEVRFAPGHTPGHVMFYNKKHGLLWTGDVLFKGSIGRTDFPRGNHQQLLDSIQGECFSLPDETQFISGHGPISTIGYEKQFNPFVASKAG; encoded by the coding sequence ATGCTGCAAGTCAAAATTGTTCCTGTTACAGCCTTCGCCCAGAATTGTTCCATCTTATGGGATAGTGAGACCAAAGAAGCGATTTTGATTGATGCGGGCGGCGATGCGGCTGTACTTAAAAAAGAAGTCGAGGATCTAGGCTTAAAGGTAAAAGCTTTATGGCTTACGCATGGCCACCTTGATCATGCTGGTGCGGTGGGTGAGCTTGCTGAAACGTGGAAAATTCCAGTGATTGGCCCACACAAAGAAGATCAGTTCTGGTTAGACATGATTCAAGAAGTCTCAGCACGTTATGGTTTTCCAATTCCTCAGCCTGTCAAAGTCGATCAATGGTTAGAGGGGGGAGAGGTGTTGACGCTAGGTGACGATGAGTTTGAAGTCCGTTTTGCGCCAGGGCATACACCCGGTCATGTGATGTTCTATAACAAGAAACATGGTTTGCTTTGGACTGGAGATGTTCTGTTTAAAGGTTCAATCGGACGTACTGATTTTCCAAGAGGAAATCATCAACAACTCTTAGATTCGATTCAAGGTGAGTGCTTTAGCTTACCTGATGAGACTCAATTTATTTCAGGTCATGGTCCAATCAGTACCATTGGATATGAAAAACAATTCAACCCTTTTGTGGCGAGTAAAGCAGGTTAA
- a CDS encoding DUF4062 domain-containing protein, whose product MQDTRYQVFISTSGNEMQPERAVLAQTLVGMGFFSWGLEQRTPLSTSIARRQIDDCDYVVILLGSQYGEQSVSGVGYMHLEYIYAMTKQKPVIVFMHEDPESRDDKLHDHKPELKEKFKEFRKQLQHEVDQVFCYRTLRDLELAVRSSMPQMLERYPVVGWVRPQNTQVLRDEIDNLRAKVKQLEAELGSREADPLTSTAKVSMYELYSFEYRMHAYQDGNFKEVKPHRKMTWAQLLHVLGSTFVIPTPEEYFSKRMNEYLNETGLDDARIEMPRAHAVSRAQVNIRALHEIKLQMRQNEWIVPTGRDDRQRMLWQLTAKGQKLLESNVLDNHRVFQFKTMH is encoded by the coding sequence ATGCAAGATACTCGTTATCAGGTTTTTATTTCTACCTCTGGCAATGAAATGCAACCAGAGCGAGCGGTTTTAGCGCAAACTTTGGTTGGTATGGGCTTTTTCTCTTGGGGATTGGAACAGCGCACGCCTTTAAGTACATCGATTGCTCGCCGTCAGATTGATGATTGTGATTATGTGGTCATTTTATTAGGCAGTCAGTATGGTGAACAGTCTGTTTCAGGTGTCGGCTATATGCATCTGGAATATATTTATGCAATGACTAAACAAAAACCTGTGATTGTATTTATGCATGAAGATCCAGAATCTCGTGATGATAAATTACACGATCATAAACCAGAGCTTAAAGAAAAATTTAAAGAATTTAGAAAGCAGTTACAACACGAGGTGGATCAAGTTTTCTGTTATCGTACCTTGAGAGATTTAGAACTTGCAGTTCGTTCAAGTATGCCGCAGATGTTAGAACGGTATCCTGTGGTGGGTTGGGTGCGTCCCCAAAATACACAAGTGTTACGTGATGAGATAGATAACTTACGTGCCAAAGTTAAACAGCTTGAAGCAGAATTAGGGAGTCGAGAAGCTGACCCTCTGACCAGTACAGCTAAAGTTTCAATGTATGAACTTTATTCTTTTGAATATCGTATGCATGCTTATCAAGATGGCAACTTTAAAGAAGTTAAACCGCACCGCAAGATGACTTGGGCTCAGTTACTGCATGTACTTGGTTCGACTTTCGTGATACCTACACCAGAAGAATATTTTTCGAAGCGTATGAATGAATATTTGAATGAGACGGGTTTGGATGATGCACGCATAGAAATGCCAAGAGCTCATGCGGTATCTCGTGCACAAGTGAATATTCGTGCTTTACATGAAATCAAATTACAAATGCGTCAGAATGAATGGATCGTGCCTACAGGTCGTGATGATCGTCAACGTATGCTTTGGCAGCTGACAGCTAAAGGGCAGAAGCTTTTAGAAAGTAATGTTTTAGATAATCATCGGGTTTTTCAGTTTAAGACGATGCATTAA
- the hemH gene encoding ferrochelatase — protein MSVTPKPKVTVVLANLGTPDQATVPAVRRFLKQFLSDTRVIEIPKLLWWVILNLFVLPFRPKRVAEAYASVWSNDSPMREIVLEQTRLIKQRLEDENHHFDLTVVPAMTYGQPSIYGVLSQLEKSPQEHVILLPLFPQYSATSTAPLYDAFAKWIPTQRHLPGITIIKDYYQHPMFIQALADSVLNYQSQHGKAEKLLMSFHGIPQPYADKGDPYADRCRVTARLVAEALHLNEDEWAISFQSRFGKQEWVKPYTDVLLEQWGKAGVKSVQVLSPAFSADCLETLEELAIQNKEIFQHAGGGDYAYIPALNTDQAHIDLLASLVQANLDGLTHTLAHR, from the coding sequence ATGTCAGTGACACCAAAACCAAAAGTGACTGTGGTTCTGGCAAATTTAGGTACGCCAGATCAAGCAACTGTGCCTGCGGTTCGTCGTTTTCTTAAGCAATTTTTATCTGATACACGTGTTATTGAAATTCCAAAATTGCTTTGGTGGGTGATTCTGAATTTATTTGTGTTGCCCTTCCGCCCGAAACGTGTTGCAGAAGCTTATGCTTCGGTTTGGTCAAATGACTCTCCAATGCGTGAAATCGTACTTGAACAAACGCGCTTGATCAAACAACGTTTAGAAGATGAAAATCATCATTTTGATCTGACCGTTGTTCCTGCGATGACTTATGGGCAACCCAGCATATATGGGGTTTTGTCCCAACTTGAAAAATCACCACAAGAACATGTGATTCTGTTACCTCTGTTTCCGCAATATTCCGCAACTTCTACGGCACCGCTTTATGATGCCTTTGCTAAATGGATTCCAACACAACGTCATTTACCTGGTATTACCATCATAAAGGACTATTACCAACATCCGATGTTCATTCAGGCGCTGGCAGATAGCGTTTTGAACTATCAATCACAGCACGGTAAGGCTGAGAAGTTGTTGATGTCTTTTCATGGGATTCCGCAACCTTACGCAGATAAAGGTGATCCTTATGCAGATCGTTGTCGGGTGACTGCACGTTTAGTCGCTGAGGCATTGCATTTAAATGAAGATGAATGGGCAATTAGTTTCCAATCCCGCTTTGGCAAGCAAGAATGGGTGAAACCATATACCGATGTACTGCTTGAGCAATGGGGGAAAGCTGGTGTGAAATCGGTGCAGGTATTAAGTCCTGCATTTTCAGCAGATTGCTTGGAAACGTTGGAAGAATTAGCGATACAAAACAAAGAAATCTTTCAACATGCGGGTGGGGGCGATTATGCTTACATACCTGCATTGAACACTGATCAAGCGCATATAGATTTGCTTGCGAGTTTGGTTCAGGCTAATCTTGATGGCTTAACTCATACCTTAGCCCACCGTTAA